A part of Phoenix dactylifera cultivar Barhee BC4 chromosome 2, palm_55x_up_171113_PBpolish2nd_filt_p, whole genome shotgun sequence genomic DNA contains:
- the LOC103719133 gene encoding pentatricopeptide repeat-containing protein At1g09820 yields MTPNSCSQTAAAAAACLDLTAVSDLIARQHWSRLKALAGTTSAAAAAQLLHLLLDSPHANPPTLRLLFRWSESHFRSPQPLPLHCRLLHSLAAAKLYSDLRFELHSLAKSGRHSAPSILHSLSISGDTRRRGASLSVIADMLVLALVKNSRTESALEAFYRSRDYGCRLSVLSCNPLLSYLIKEGRIENVEKVYKEMIRRRIAPNLITFNTMIHGLCKARKLRRAGDLVEDMKTWGFSPSVVTYNTLIDGYCKSGQAGKMYKADALLREMVLAKIHPNVVTFNTLIDGYCKDGNSSAAARFLEEMKRQELSPNVVTYNSLINGLCGEGKVDEALGLLKEMDDSNVMPNVVTFNGIVNGFCKKGMLAEAKGLLDDMLERNVTPSVITFNTLIDGHCRSGLMEDAIALKRLMSGSGIRPNVSTYNCLISGFCRNGDMSSATKLLDEMEENDVKADLITYNVLISALCREGKMAKAVKLLDEMQDIGLQPSHVTYNTLIDGLCKKGNLRAALNIRARMEKGGKHANVVTYNILIKHFSGRGKMHEANELLNEMLEKGLVPNRVTYDIIKEDMVERGYIPDIDGHLCNDAA; encoded by the coding sequence ATGACACCAAATTCATGTTCCcaaaccgccgccgccgccgccgcctgccTTGACCTCACCGCCGTCTCCGACCTCATCGCCCGCCAGCACTGGTCCCGCCTCAAAGCCCTTGCCGGAAccacctccgccgccgccgccgcccaactcctccacctcctcctcgaTTCTCCCCATGCCAATCCCCCCAccctccgcctcctcttccgctGGTCCGAGTCCCACTTCCGTTCCCCCCAGCCCCTCCCTCTCCACTGCCGCCTCCTCCACTCCCTCGCCGCCGCCAAGCTCTACTCCGACCTCCGCTTCGAGCTCCACTCCCTCGCCAAGTCCGGCCGCCACTCTGCCCCGTCCATCCTCCACTCCCTCTCCATATCCGGTGACACCCGTCGCCGGGGCGCCTCCCTCTCCGTCATCGCCGACATGCTGGTCCTCGCTCTTGTCAAGAATTCGAGAACCGAGTCAGCCTTGGAAGCCTTCTATCGCTCCAGGGATTACGGCTGCCGGCTGTCGGTCCTCTCCTGCAACCCTCTGCTAAGCTATTTAATCAAGGAGGGGAGGATCGAGAATGTCGAGAAAGTGTACAAAGAGATGATCCGGCGGAGGATCGCCCCCAATCTGATCACCTTCAACACCATGATCCATGGCCTTTGTAAGGCCAGGAAGCTCCGGAGGGCCGGGGACCTTGTCGAGGATATGAAGACTTGGGGGTTCTCGCCGTCGGTGGTTACTTACAATACCCTCATTGATGGGTACTGCAAAAGTGGCCAAGCAGGGAAGATGTACAAGGCCGACGCTCTCTTGCGGGAGATGGTGTTGGCGAAGATCCACCCCAATGTGGTTACCTTCAACACACTGATTGATGGGTACTGCAAGGATGGGAACAGCTCGGCGGCGGCGAGATTTCTTGAGGAAATGAAAAGGCAGGAGCTGTCTCCTAATGTGGTCACCTATAATTCGTTGATTAATGGGCTCTGTGGTGAGGGCAAGGTCGATGAAGCTCTTGGGTTGCTTAAAGAGATGGATGATTCAAATGTGATGCCAAATGTGGTGACTTTTAATGGGATTGTTAATGGGTTCTGCAAGAAAGGGATGTTGGCCGAGGCGAAGGGATTGCTGGATGATATGTTGGAACGGAACGTGACACCAAGTGTTATCACGTTCAATACTTTAATTGATGGGCATTGCCGTTCAGGTTTGATGGAGGATGCGATTGCGTTGAAGAGGCTTATGTCGGGGAGTGGAATACGTCCTAATGTTTCGACCTATAATTGTTTGATATCAGGTTTTTGTAGAAATGGGGATATGAGCAGTGCTACAAAGCTATTGGATGAAATGGAAGAGAATGATGTGAAAGCTGATCTCATAACATACAATGTTTTGATCAGTGCCTTGTGCAGGGAAGGGAAGATGGCAAAGGCGGTCAAGCTCTTGGATGAGATGCAGGATATTGGTTTGCAGCCAAGTCATGTAACTTATAACACTCTGATTGATGGGTTGTGTAAGAAAGGAAACCTCAGGGCTGCTTTGAACATAAGGGCAAGGATGGAGAAGGGTGGAAAGCATGCGAATGTTGTCACGTATAATATTCTTATCAAGCATTTCTCTGGGAGAGGTAAGATGCATGAGGCAAATGAGCTTCTGAATGAGATGTTGGAGAAAGGTTTGGTTCCAAACAGAGTTACTTATGATATTATTAAGGAAGACATGGTTGAGAGAGGGTATATTCCAGATATAGATGGACATCTTTGCAATGATGCTGCTTGA